CAAAACCTGTTCGCGCCCCGTGAACAAGAAAAATGTCATCAAAGCTGATGCCTACACCTTTGGCCCTGTTAAAATAACCCTTCATTCCCTTACTGCTTGATCGTTATATGGTAAGGGTCAACGGAAACTTCACATTTCCATCCCGGAACAAGCTGGAGCGTAGACTGGTTGATCAGCGTGAGATATCCGTTCCGGCCGGCACAGGCCGTAGTATGATGCGGAGCCCACCCTACCCCGAAGAGATTCCGGTTGGCAACCCATACACAATTGGTGGCATCATCCACCACCACGCTTCGGGGCTGGTGCCCGGTATAAATGGCGGTAATCAGCTGATTCGTATTCAGATCAATTACGTTTACAGAACTGGTGGTAACCTGATTCGCTGTATCCTCCATACACGGTACAAACACATACGGATTCACATCCGAGAAGGCCATCACCTGCGGAACGCCGCTGGTAGGGATTACCTGAAGAAGGCTGTCGTTCGATGCCTTAAAAATTCTCAACTCATTGGTCCCCTGACACGTCACGTAATATTTTGAATAATCCGGAGAAAATTCAACGTCGTAGGGTTTATAGATACCACTGGTGTTGGGGAAATCACCGGTTTGCAGCACCACCTGTGAGATATCGGGGTTGAAAGGATCGGTCATATCCACTCTGTAAATAAAATTTCCCTGCTGGCAGGTGATATAAGCCAAGGTACCATCATAGTTCATGGCGTTGCCGTGCGGATAGATAAATGTTCCGCTGCCCTCATACGTTACAATAACCTGCATGGTATTCAGATCAAGGAGTGCCACCTTTCCGTCCGAGGCAAGATGTGAAGCAATGGCATACTGGGAATTGCCGGATATAGAAAGGGAGTGCCAGCTGTAAACACCCAGATTAAGCTCGCCCACCTTAACGTAGTCGGAGGTTCTGAATTTCTGGAAAATATCACTGACATAATAAGACACATACAGGTACTGATTATCGGGGGAAACATACATATCGTGCGGCGCTTCCGTTGCAGGCAGGTTTCCGAGATCAATGCAGCGCATGGCCAATCGCGATGAAGCATCGAATACGGTGAGAAGGTCGCATCCTTGGTTGGCCAGAAATATTTTTCTCCGGTTTGGCTGGTCAGACCACTTTACGAATCCGGTTTCATCCGGCGCACCATTGGCAATCCAGTCACGCAGGGTCATGACCTCTTCACGGGTCAGGGCCGGTTTGTTGTAAGGCATGGTTGGACTGAGCTGAGGGCCCAGATCGCTGAAAGTGTTCACCGCAAAAAGGAGGAAGCTCTGATCCGGCCGAAAAGGTATTACCGCGGAATTATTCCGGCTGCCGCGAAACAATGCTTCCCAGGACGAGAGATCCAGGCCGGCACAGGCGTCTTTGCTTCTCTGATCATGACAGCCGGAGTTAGCGCAGCGGTTAATCAGGATCTTTCCCACTTCGTGCGGGTATCCGTAATAATCCGCAGTACCCGTATCCCTCGTGCAGCCATGAAACAAGGCGGCAGATCCGATCAGGAAAAAAGCCATCCACCTGCTACGACCTGATGTAAGCTTCATCATTTTCTTTCGTGCTTTTTTGATCTGCTCTTCTGGCATACAATGCAGCACCCAGTGAAACAACGAACTGGGGCTGATCCGCAATTGTTACGGGGATATTGATCTTTTCCTGAAGTAATTTTGCCAGGAGCGGGTGATGGGCGACAACTCCGCCAATCATCAGCACGGGAAGTTTAGGATCAATTCGCATTTTCACCACCCGGTTAAGGATGGATACATAGATTCCCCTGGCGATATCTTCAATGGGCATTCCCTCGAAAAGCCAGCTCATGACCTCTGTTTTTGCAAACACAGTACAGAAGCTGTTCAGTTCACGCCCGAAACTCGATTTCAGTGCGAGGTCGCTCATATCCTGGATACGGATGTCGGCCCGCTCCGCAATCTCAGTAATGAAAGATCCGGTGCCGGCGGCACATTTATCATTCATTATGAACTGATCAATGGAGCCATCCTCCTTGCAGCGAATGATCTTGATATCCTCACCCCCCACATCAATAATAGTCTTCTGTCCGGCCAGACTTTTTTCCGCACCAACAGATGCGCAGTTCAATTCTGTTTTCACCAGATCCGCTGCCGGCAGATGGCGGCGTCCGTAACCGGTTGCACAGGTTCGTACGATGGGAAATTCCTTTTTCAGTGTCTCGATAACATGCTTTACGGATATCTTTTCCCTGTTCAGTGTTTTCACTGCCATCCGGAACACCACACGTTCCGAAGAATCAATGATCGTAAATTTCGTGTAGGCCGAACCCAGGTCGGCACCTAAGAAACAATCTCCTTTCGGAACCTGCTTCTCTTTGCCGTTGGCCACCGGGGTGATATTTGCAAGAACCGCCTGCCGTGTGCTCTGAACGCTGGAAGAAATGCTTTTTCCGCTGATGGCTTTCACCATATTAGTAAACGTAAGATTCAGCGAGGTCCGGATGTAATGCTTCCGGCCATACTCAACAATTTTCCCATTCAGATAATCAATCTCCGTAGGCCGGTTATTCAGCAAATCCACCGCAAGGGAAGGGAAATGGTTTCCCGCCTTTGCAAGATACCGGAGGCATTTCCGGATAAAATCGTCTTCGAACTTGATTTTTTCCGACTCTGCCACTTCCACCGCCTCCTCGATAATTTGCTCTGCAAGTTCTACGGTATCCGGGTTGCTCATCGCTTCTTTGATGGTGAGCCGTCCGACGGCGCACAAGGCACTCAGCGACGAATTCAGAATGGTTTTTTCCCAGGAATACTTCAGGATCTGGAATGAAGTGACCGGGGTGGTCTCCAGTTTAACCTCACTTAGCCTGGCTGAAATAAACTCCGCCTGATCCCGCCGGGAATCATCCATGGATGCCAGGTAATTCGGCGGATTAAAAAATGTAACATTTGTAGATCTCGGGTCTGTGAGGTTTCCGGCAAAATTGATCACCATCCGGAACGTGCGCCCCTCTCCCAGCACAGAAGATATCATCTTCTCCACATCAATACCATTCATGGCACACACCACGCCAGCGTCTCCGAGATCCAGCGCCTCCACGTCACGCACTGACTGCGGCAGCTGCGTTGTTTTCAGACAGAGAAAT
Above is a genomic segment from Bacteroidia bacterium containing:
- a CDS encoding 2-dehydropantoate 2-reductase, giving the protein MSAAKINRVAVVGMGPVGMILSAHLQEAGLEVAVCDLDKVKINSIRDQGITLSGAINRKVKFKEVYSSVKELAHLKPQIIFLCLKTTQLPQSVRDVEALDLGDAGVVCAMNGIDVEKMISSVLGEGRTFRMVINFAGNLTDPRSTNVTFFNPPNYLASMDDSRRDQAEFISARLSEVKLETTPVTSFQILKYSWEKTILNSSLSALCAVGRLTIKEAMSNPDTVELAEQIIEEAVEVAESEKIKFEDDFIRKCLRYLAKAGNHFPSLAVDLLNNRPTEIDYLNGKIVEYGRKHYIRTSLNLTFTNMVKAISGKSISSSVQSTRQAVLANITPVANGKEKQVPKGDCFLGADLGSAYTKFTIIDSSERVVFRMAVKTLNREKISVKHVIETLKKEFPIVRTCATGYGRRHLPAADLVKTELNCASVGAEKSLAGQKTIIDVGGEDIKIIRCKEDGSIDQFIMNDKCAAGTGSFITEIAERADIRIQDMSDLALKSSFGRELNSFCTVFAKTEVMSWLFEGMPIEDIARGIYVSILNRVVKMRIDPKLPVLMIGGVVAHHPLLAKLLQEKINIPVTIADQPQFVVSLGAALYARRADQKSTKENDEAYIRS